The nucleotide window GCGCCCGCACCCATGTCGTCGGAACCCACTGCGCCGCAGTAACGCACCTCGGCACCCGCACGCGCAGCGGCAACGGCGGCGTTCGCGCCCTTCCCGCCGCCGTGCCGAGTCACCGTCGGACCGACGACCGTCTCACCGGGACCCGGCAAGCGGTCGGTCTCCACGACGAGATCGACGTTGACGGCGCCGACGACGAGAAGCCCGGTCGCTCGATCGTGGGAAGTCATCGTGGCTCCGAACGCGTCGGCGCATCCGGCGTCCAGTCCGGCCAGTCGGGCATGCCCGCGACCATACCGTCGACGTACCGCGCGACGATGCGCGTGGTCGGTCGCTCGTTGGCGTACACGGTTGCCTGCTCGCTACGGAGGATGGCCGTGCGGACGAGCGGCCACAGGCGCCGGAACCGCTCGCGGATCTTGACCTCCGGGACCGCGTGCCCACCGCTGTCGACGCGCAACCGGACGCGATGGACCGCGAGATCCTCGGGGATCATCACGACGTGGAGCACCACTCGGTAGCCGGCGGCGTGCGCACGTTCGATGAGTTCCAGTTTGGATGGATGCGAAAAGACCGTCTCGGCGATGAACGAGGCGCCTGTCCCGATCAGTTTGTCGCGGGTGGCCGCCGCCAGTCGGGCGGCGTCGTAGGAATGCGCTTCCGCGGCGTCGGGCCACTTCTGCCGGGCGATCAGGTCGGCGTTCACGAAGGGCGTGTGCAGCAAGGGCTGCAGATGATGCTCGACCAGCGTCGACTTCCCCGCGCCATCACACCCGACGACCAGGTCGAGCCGCGGTGTCACCGGCCGAGGATGACCGTCGTCCCGTCGGGACGGTGTTCGACTAGCCGTCCGTCGTCATCGACGACGACCGAGGAGAACCCGTCCGATGCACGACGAACCACGTGGTCGTCGGTGGCGAGTCGCGCTTCGAGGTGCGCGTCGATCTCGGCGTCGTAGACGACGGCTTCCTCGGCGGTCAACACCTCTCCCGGCAAGTCGCCCGCCAGCGCGGCCTCGACCCGCCGACGCGACGCGGTGGTGCGCTGCGAGACGCTGCGGCCGAGACGGGCCCAGTGTTCGAGTTGCTGCCGCGCTGACCGCTGCTCGCGCGCGCCCTCCCGGGCGGCATCGGTCACCAATGCGGCAGACAGCCGGGTCACCTTGTCCGTACCCGTGCTCATTGCAGACCTCCCGCGCATGTGTAGCAGAGTGCTACATCGCATCAGCATACGCCGACGAACCCGTCGACGGTCGTTGTCGGACGACCGCCGACGGGCGCCGGTGCTCTCAGCCGGTCTTGCGCGTCACCGCGTCGACGCCGCATCCCGCTTCGGCAACACCCATCCCGGACGCGGGAAGTGGCAGGTGTAGCCGTTCGGGAAGTTGAGCAGGTAGTCCTGGTGCTCGGGCTCGGCCTCCCAGAACGGGCCCAGCTCCTCGATCGTCGTGACCGCCTTGCCGGGCCACAGTCCCGACGCGTCGACGTCGGCGATGGTGTCCCGGGCGACCCGCTCCTGCTCCGGTGTCACCGGGAAGATCGCCGAGCGGTAGCTCGTGCCGACATCGTTTCCCTGCCGGTTGCGCGTCGACGGGTCGTGGATCTGGAAGAAGAACGCGAGGATATCGCGATACGTCGTCTGCGTCGGGTCGAACACGATCTCCACGGCTTCGGCATGCCCGGGGTGGTTGCGGTAGGTGGCGTGGTCGTTCTGCCCGCCCGTGTAACCGACCCGGGTGCCCAGAACTCCGGGCTGCTTGCGGATCAGGTCTTCCATGCCCCAGAAGCATCCGCCCGCGAGGACCGCGGTCTCGGTGCCGGGACGGACGGTGATCTGGCCGGTGTCGGTCGTCATGCGTTCTCCTCGTGAGTGTCGGTGGTGCGGGAATCGGCGCTGTTCGCGCCGGTGAACAGGACGGCGTACTCGCC belongs to Gordonia sp. KTR9 and includes:
- a CDS encoding zeta toxin family protein, whose product is MTPRLDLVVGCDGAGKSTLVEHHLQPLLHTPFVNADLIARQKWPDAAEAHSYDAARLAAATRDKLIGTGASFIAETVFSHPSKLELIERAHAAGYRVVLHVVMIPEDLAVHRVRLRVDSGGHAVPEVKIRERFRRLWPLVRTAILRSEQATVYANERPTTRIVARYVDGMVAGMPDWPDWTPDAPTRSEPR
- a CDS encoding TA system antitoxin ParD family protein, with translation MSTGTDKVTRLSAALVTDAAREGAREQRSARQQLEHWARLGRSVSQRTTASRRRVEAALAGDLPGEVLTAEEAVVYDAEIDAHLEARLATDDHVVRRASDGFSSVVVDDDGRLVEHRPDGTTVILGR
- the msrA gene encoding peptide-methionine (S)-S-oxide reductase MsrA, which codes for MTTDTGQITVRPGTETAVLAGGCFWGMEDLIRKQPGVLGTRVGYTGGQNDHATYRNHPGHAEAVEIVFDPTQTTYRDILAFFFQIHDPSTRNRQGNDVGTSYRSAIFPVTPEQERVARDTIADVDASGLWPGKAVTTIEELGPFWEAEPEHQDYLLNFPNGYTCHFPRPGWVLPKRDAASTR